One genomic window of Borreliella burgdorferi B31 includes the following:
- a CDS encoding peptidylprolyl isomerase — protein MRKRSRKVKNDLVVLESKEKKVGMWGIFALILIVFGFIIAPLLPGIFDNAHSSGLKFGSYKGQPIYYKKDSKFAKYVNYYSNLYSRLQGNAKNINTDYNAWYLAFMKYVEDVAFLDLVKKYNFYISKEMLNKNLLKSPEYLDSSGNFSSKRYNKASDYQKVKIYDDMVENILFSNVKIFLNSNLIFPDSLFDMIKNMSTVERHISYLSLSYQDFSNKEVISYAEKNLNLFKRLSLASIRFKNMNDARTAHDKLLNKTPFEELAKLYSDDIANFKGVVSLDKYYFDLDLNVEKKEDLNSIFSLREGEFSKPIKIKNKNEYQIYKAFSNVHDFDKNSDRDISSVKNYIETYEPSVIEGYLENKLSDFLGDVKFSSLSQVLEKYQLSLKEEIVNLSYNINVYPNTLKELVEFNNSKSFYDIIFGLKENSWSKPFVANKKVYLFFLNSVKKRSNQLKDEIKNEKILDNFNIANSGLITDFLLNKKDFVNNFNESFFALQNFSQN, from the coding sequence ATGCGAAAAAGAAGTAGAAAAGTCAAAAATGATTTAGTTGTGCTTGAATCTAAAGAAAAAAAAGTTGGTATGTGGGGTATTTTTGCTCTTATTTTGATTGTTTTCGGATTTATTATTGCACCTTTACTTCCAGGGATATTTGATAATGCTCATTCATCTGGTTTAAAATTTGGTTCTTATAAAGGTCAACCTATTTACTATAAAAAAGATAGTAAGTTTGCCAAGTATGTTAATTATTATTCAAATCTTTATTCTAGATTGCAGGGTAATGCTAAAAATATTAATACAGATTATAATGCCTGGTATTTGGCATTTATGAAATATGTTGAGGATGTTGCTTTTTTGGACCTAGTAAAAAAATATAATTTTTATATTTCTAAAGAAATGTTGAATAAAAATTTACTTAAATCTCCAGAATATTTAGACTCTAGTGGAAATTTCAGTTCTAAAAGATATAATAAAGCTTCTGATTATCAAAAAGTTAAAATTTATGATGATATGGTAGAAAATATATTGTTTTCTAATGTTAAAATTTTTTTAAATAGTAATTTGATATTTCCCGACTCTCTTTTTGATATGATTAAAAATATGAGTACTGTGGAAAGGCATATTTCATATCTTTCTCTTTCCTATCAAGATTTTTCTAATAAAGAGGTAATATCTTATGCTGAGAAGAATTTAAATTTATTCAAACGTTTATCGCTTGCATCTATTCGTTTTAAAAATATGAATGATGCTCGGACTGCTCATGATAAGCTATTAAACAAAACTCCATTCGAGGAGCTTGCTAAGCTTTATTCAGATGATATAGCCAATTTCAAGGGAGTTGTTTCTTTGGATAAGTATTATTTTGATTTAGATCTTAATGTTGAAAAGAAAGAAGATCTAAATTCCATTTTTTCTTTAAGAGAAGGTGAATTTAGTAAGCCTATTAAGATTAAAAATAAAAATGAATATCAAATATATAAGGCATTTAGTAATGTTCATGATTTTGATAAAAATTCAGATCGTGATATTAGTTCTGTTAAAAATTACATTGAAACTTATGAACCAAGTGTTATTGAAGGTTATTTGGAAAATAAGCTATCTGATTTTCTTGGTGATGTTAAATTTAGCAGTTTAAGCCAAGTTCTTGAAAAATATCAGCTTAGCTTAAAAGAAGAAATTGTTAATTTGTCTTATAATATTAATGTTTACCCCAATACTTTAAAGGAGTTGGTTGAGTTTAATAATAGCAAGTCTTTTTATGATATTATTTTTGGGTTAAAGGAAAATTCTTGGTCTAAGCCTTTTGTGGCAAATAAAAAAGTTTATTTATTTTTTCTCAATTCAGTTAAAAAAAGATCTAATCAGCTCAAAGACGAGATCAAAAATGAAAAAATTCTTGACAATTTTAACATTGCAAATAGTGGTTTGATTACAGATTTTTTACTGAATAAAAAAGATTTTGTTAATAATTTTAA
- a CDS encoding protein-glutamate O-methyltransferase encodes MNTNQNKFNLNINITKDELSRLIKIVYNNFGINLSEKKKLLIESRLSSLLKVKGFKNFTEYINFLEKSTGNIQLIELIDKISTNHTYFFRESKHFDFLNNKILPKLTEKILNSENSEIRIWSAGCSSGEEPYTIAMMLKEYMEHNRVNFKVKILATDISISVLNEAREGIYPEDRIINLPKYLKIKYLNQLQDDKFQVKEILKKMVYFKKLNLMDEKFPFSKKFDLIFCRNVMIYFDEKTRNNLANKFNSYLKKDSYLLIGHSETIRGNKNLEYIMPATYKKN; translated from the coding sequence ATGAACACGAATCAAAACAAATTCAACCTTAATATAAATATAACTAAGGACGAACTTTCAAGATTAATAAAAATAGTTTACAATAATTTTGGAATCAATCTCAGCGAAAAAAAAAAGCTGCTAATTGAAAGCAGATTATCATCTCTTCTGAAAGTTAAAGGTTTTAAAAATTTTACTGAATACATCAACTTTTTAGAAAAAAGCACTGGAAATATTCAATTAATCGAATTAATAGACAAAATATCAACAAATCATACCTATTTTTTCAGAGAATCTAAGCATTTTGATTTTTTAAATAATAAAATATTACCCAAACTTACTGAAAAAATATTAAACTCAGAAAACTCAGAAATTAGAATATGGTCAGCTGGCTGTTCAAGTGGTGAAGAGCCTTATACAATTGCAATGATGCTAAAAGAATATATGGAACATAATAGAGTAAATTTTAAAGTCAAAATCTTAGCAACAGACATTTCAATTAGCGTTCTAAATGAGGCTCGTGAAGGGATTTATCCTGAAGATCGCATAATAAATTTGCCCAAATATTTAAAAATTAAATATTTAAATCAACTTCAAGATGATAAATTTCAAGTTAAAGAAATTTTAAAAAAAATGGTTTACTTTAAAAAATTAAATTTAATGGATGAGAAATTTCCATTTAGCAAAAAATTTGACCTAATATTTTGCAGAAATGTCATGATCTATTTTGATGAAAAAACTAGGAATAACCTTGCCAATAAATTCAACTCCTACCTTAAAAAGGATTCTTATCTTTTAATTGGACATTCAGAAACAATCAGAGGAAACAAAAATCTTGAATACATAATGCCTGCCACCTATAAAAAGAATTAA
- the phoU gene encoding phosphate signaling complex protein PhoU: MIRRKLTKQLEIIKDYLWDMKECVLKIIDDSLIALESKDKNLAKKIINEDEKIIDDYQYDIEDLCGRIIATEHPVATELREILAIIKIISSLERIADHATKIVKVVLLLESDLDDFDFLNLYFKPLREMADTAKEMLSDIFDAYFDGDFTKILKIVKYDNIIDKLFSKQKSIVIDAMKKNPENLDYLLNILFLNSFLERVGDHVATIGELLYFIRIGEKVNLT, translated from the coding sequence ATGATAAGGAGAAAGCTTACTAAACAACTTGAAATAATAAAAGATTATCTTTGGGATATGAAAGAATGTGTGCTTAAGATTATCGATGATTCTTTAATAGCCTTAGAATCTAAAGATAAAAATTTAGCCAAAAAAATAATCAATGAAGATGAAAAAATAATAGATGATTATCAGTACGATATTGAAGATTTGTGCGGAAGAATAATTGCAACTGAGCATCCTGTTGCTACAGAGCTTAGAGAAATTTTAGCAATTATTAAAATAATAAGCTCTCTTGAAAGGATTGCAGATCATGCTACTAAGATTGTAAAGGTTGTTCTTCTACTTGAATCAGATTTGGATGATTTTGATTTTCTTAATTTATATTTTAAACCTTTAAGAGAAATGGCCGATACAGCTAAAGAAATGTTGTCTGATATTTTTGACGCATATTTTGATGGAGATTTTACCAAAATATTAAAGATAGTTAAGTATGACAATATAATAGATAAATTATTTTCAAAGCAGAAAAGTATTGTTATTGATGCAATGAAAAAAAATCCTGAAAATTTGGATTATCTTTTAAATATATTATTTTTGAATAGTTTTTTAGAAAGAGTAGGCGATCATGTAGCAACAATTGGTGAATTGCTCTATTTTATTAGAATAGGTGAAAAAGTAAACTTAACTTAG
- a CDS encoding tetratricopeptide repeat protein, which produces MIRKYLIYISLLFIVFEVYSKPAFISQDDSYELDFSSGEVDISVNTNSKFNLSFKDESWIYIKSIENEAFIKLIGESYDNGAVFTFQTFKKEGKIKLVFTYQNVKDSSEFNKIIILKITKNFEVAIPQGVGGGSSRDNNIETGNNLELGGGSISGATSKEIIVRALNLSYINDYKGAIDLLNKYNFNDDKYILLKAEIHYKNGDYLKSYENYLKLKSKYFQSIVFDLIRLAIELNIKEEVLENARYLVEKNVDFSESIYLEIFEFLVTRGEHEFALNFSSLYFPKYINSSFSDKYSYLLGKLYESESKHKDFLKALHYYKLVIDNYPFSYYYERAKIRYLFLKRFF; this is translated from the coding sequence ATGATTAGAAAATATTTGATTTATATAAGTTTGCTATTTATTGTTTTTGAAGTTTACTCTAAGCCAGCTTTTATAAGTCAAGACGATTCGTATGAGCTTGATTTTAGTAGTGGAGAGGTAGATATTAGTGTAAATACCAATTCAAAATTTAATCTTTCTTTTAAAGATGAGTCTTGGATTTATATCAAAAGCATTGAAAATGAAGCTTTTATTAAGTTAATTGGAGAATCTTATGATAACGGTGCTGTTTTTACTTTTCAGACTTTTAAAAAAGAAGGCAAAATTAAATTGGTTTTCACTTATCAAAATGTTAAAGATTCAAGTGAATTTAATAAAATAATTATCTTGAAAATTACAAAGAATTTTGAAGTTGCAATTCCACAAGGCGTTGGTGGTGGCTCTAGCAGGGACAATAACATTGAAACTGGTAATAATCTTGAACTTGGGGGGGGGAGTATTAGCGGGGCAACTTCTAAAGAGATTATTGTTAGGGCTTTAAATTTGTCCTACATAAATGATTACAAAGGAGCAATAGATTTGCTTAATAAGTATAATTTCAATGACGATAAATATATTTTATTGAAGGCGGAAATTCATTATAAAAATGGTGATTATTTAAAATCTTATGAAAATTATTTGAAATTGAAGAGTAAATATTTTCAAAGCATTGTTTTTGATCTAATTAGGCTTGCTATAGAATTAAATATTAAAGAAGAGGTTTTAGAGAACGCTAGATATTTAGTTGAAAAGAATGTTGATTTTTCTGAGAGCATTTATCTTGAGATCTTTGAATTCTTAGTAACAAGGGGAGAGCATGAGTTTGCTTTAAATTTTAGCTCTCTTTACTTTCCTAAGTATATTAATTCAAGCTTTTCAGACAAATATAGTTATTTGTTGGGAAAACTTTATGAGTCTGAGAGCAAGCATAAAGATTTTTTAAAGGCTTTGCATTACTATAAATTGGTTATTGATAATTACCCTTTTAGTTATTATTATGAGAGAGCCAAGATAAGATATTTATTTTTAAAGCGGTTTTTTTAG
- a CDS encoding chromosome segregation SMC family protein produces MVLKKIVLLGFKSFLNRQEFEIGENLSFIVGPNGCGKSNLIDAVRFCMGEDNLKFLRVEDISDLISVSKSGKSNFAEITLFFSNINSEKSTLKEFNEDFYIRRRLYKDGSSEYYFNNKILNFQDYNRLLNSFKFKKSPYMFITQGRVEDISLERNVNLKSLIEQASGIDILKMEEEEALKNFKQSSQNLSSLLSLQENLRQKYDNIKNVFLLRKKHQDLSQKLEALEKTITLKKLFNINFDLNVLKSELNLDGLSKFLSSGFKEKLEFYSFREKNVINNIQELEKDLELMKSKILGLEIKIQKLEQEKTLKMNLEDKFVKSKSESEEKKNSINNNLYQLNSLLKEKKNDFFSLSDEINRYTKSFFELVDLILSVLRSAKSEEFVLLKEHILDSLKLFEESLSIKYIKEIRVNLIKYISKDENLLALLRDKIEPIFDQNVNLKKFLLEKNALKSNLAKEITNIERLIEEKTLQLNDVLGELEYIELSKFKNLDEIKLIDGNLEFLFESKNSLDEELKDLYLKLENLNLEKSDIQLNLSNLIGASKFSSESFKEKDFNSLVFLNDFKKTNYYEYIKKQTEYEFLLNSNVSIKSEIENFNVSNEMSDKFELEEDLATRELLRKEIDAIKLGDYVFFNIDKEFDETKERFEKVSLQVEDLKLSKYSLQKLQKKIKNEIYKKFRESFDEINKNFSFFFKKIFKGTASLFYNENTDNVEIRINFSNKFVKNNNMLSGGESTLVSMAFLFALYYYSPACFCMLDEIDAALDFENSKKLSLLLRELGKKFQLLVITHNAYVSEGGENLIGITLDNGESRVFNI; encoded by the coding sequence TTGGTTTTAAAAAAAATAGTGCTTTTAGGGTTTAAATCTTTTCTAAATAGACAAGAGTTTGAAATAGGTGAAAATTTAAGTTTTATTGTGGGGCCTAATGGATGTGGGAAGAGCAATCTTATTGATGCTGTACGTTTTTGTATGGGAGAAGATAATTTAAAATTTTTAAGGGTTGAAGATATTTCTGATTTAATTTCTGTTTCAAAATCAGGAAAATCAAATTTTGCCGAAATAACTCTTTTTTTTAGCAACATTAACTCTGAAAAATCGACTTTAAAGGAATTTAATGAAGATTTTTATATTCGCAGGCGTCTTTATAAGGATGGTTCAAGTGAATATTATTTTAATAATAAAATTTTGAATTTTCAAGATTATAATAGACTTTTGAACAGTTTTAAGTTTAAAAAATCGCCTTATATGTTTATAACTCAAGGTAGGGTTGAGGACATTTCTTTGGAAAGAAATGTAAATCTCAAATCTTTGATTGAACAAGCAAGCGGAATAGATATTTTAAAAATGGAAGAAGAAGAGGCCTTGAAAAATTTTAAGCAATCTAGTCAAAATTTATCATCTTTGTTGTCTCTGCAAGAAAATTTAAGGCAAAAGTACGATAACATAAAAAATGTTTTCCTTTTGAGAAAAAAACATCAAGATTTAAGTCAAAAATTAGAAGCTTTAGAAAAAACAATAACGTTAAAAAAGCTTTTCAATATTAATTTTGATCTTAATGTCTTGAAGAGCGAATTAAATTTAGACGGTTTGAGTAAATTTTTGTCTTCTGGTTTTAAAGAAAAGTTAGAATTTTATTCATTTAGAGAAAAAAATGTTATTAATAATATTCAAGAATTAGAAAAAGATCTTGAGCTTATGAAGTCTAAAATTCTTGGGCTAGAGATTAAAATTCAAAAATTAGAGCAAGAAAAGACGTTAAAGATGAATTTGGAAGATAAGTTTGTCAAGAGCAAATCTGAGTCTGAAGAGAAAAAGAATTCTATAAATAATAATTTATATCAATTAAATAGTTTGCTTAAAGAAAAGAAAAATGATTTTTTTTCTTTAAGTGACGAGATTAATAGGTATACTAAAAGTTTTTTTGAACTTGTTGATCTAATTTTGTCTGTATTAAGGAGTGCCAAATCAGAAGAGTTTGTTTTATTAAAAGAGCATATATTAGACTCTCTTAAACTTTTTGAAGAATCATTGAGTATAAAATATATTAAAGAGATTAGGGTAAATTTAATCAAGTATATAAGCAAAGATGAGAATCTTTTGGCTTTATTGAGGGATAAAATTGAACCTATTTTTGATCAAAATGTTAATTTGAAAAAATTTTTGCTTGAAAAAAATGCTTTAAAATCAAATCTTGCTAAAGAGATAACAAATATCGAGAGATTAATCGAAGAAAAGACTCTTCAATTAAATGATGTATTGGGTGAGCTTGAGTATATAGAGCTTTCTAAGTTTAAAAATTTGGATGAAATTAAACTTATAGATGGTAATTTAGAATTTTTATTTGAATCTAAGAATAGCCTTGATGAAGAGCTTAAAGACTTATATTTAAAGCTTGAAAATTTAAATTTAGAAAAAAGCGATATTCAGCTTAATTTAAGCAATCTTATTGGTGCTTCAAAATTCAGTAGTGAGTCTTTTAAGGAGAAAGATTTTAATTCCTTAGTTTTTTTGAATGATTTTAAAAAAACTAATTATTATGAATATATAAAAAAACAGACAGAATACGAATTTCTTTTAAATTCTAATGTAAGCATTAAGAGCGAAATAGAAAATTTCAATGTTTCTAATGAAATGTCTGATAAATTTGAATTGGAAGAAGATCTTGCAACCAGAGAGTTGTTGCGCAAAGAGATAGATGCAATCAAGCTGGGTGATTATGTATTTTTCAATATTGATAAAGAGTTTGATGAAACTAAGGAGCGTTTTGAAAAAGTAAGTTTACAAGTAGAAGATTTAAAGCTTTCAAAATATTCATTACAAAAGCTTCAAAAAAAAATAAAAAATGAGATTTATAAAAAATTTAGAGAATCATTTGATGAGATTAATAAAAATTTTTCTTTCTTTTTTAAAAAAATTTTTAAAGGAACCGCTAGTCTTTTTTATAATGAAAATACCGATAATGTTGAGATTAGAATAAATTTTTCAAACAAGTTTGTCAAAAACAATAACATGCTTTCAGGGGGCGAGAGTACTTTGGTTAGTATGGCTTTTTTATTTGCACTTTATTATTATTCTCCTGCTTGTTTTTGCATGCTTGATGAAATAGATGCAGCTCTTGATTTTGAAAATAGCAAAAAACTTTCTTTACTTTTAAGAGAATTGGGTAAAAAGTTCCAACTCTTAGTAATAACCCATAATGCATATGTTTCTGAGGGTGGTGAAAATTTGATAGGTATTACACTTGATAATGGTGAAAGCAGGGTGTTTAATATATAA
- a CDS encoding ribonuclease HII, whose translation MICGIDEVGRGCIFGPILSAAVVFKKKPSFIKELDDSKKLKKEKREYLSSLILENSYYAFAEISNITIEKINIHNASLLAMQTAYENLKLNCSLVLVDGKFVPKITAKNVKAIIKGDSIIDEIKAASIIAKVKRDKLMDKYDKIYPLYLLKKNKGYPTKEHKNAIKKYGVLSLHRKNFKLI comes from the coding sequence ATGATTTGCGGAATAGATGAAGTCGGAAGGGGTTGTATTTTTGGACCTATTCTAAGTGCTGCTGTGGTTTTCAAAAAAAAGCCCAGCTTTATAAAAGAATTGGATGATTCTAAAAAACTAAAAAAAGAAAAAAGAGAGTACCTATCCTCATTAATACTTGAAAACTCATATTATGCATTTGCTGAAATTTCAAATATAACAATAGAAAAAATAAATATTCACAACGCATCCCTTCTTGCAATGCAAACTGCATACGAAAACCTAAAATTAAATTGCAGCTTAGTACTTGTAGATGGCAAATTTGTACCCAAAATAACAGCAAAAAATGTTAAAGCAATAATTAAAGGAGATTCAATAATAGATGAAATAAAAGCTGCTTCAATTATTGCTAAAGTTAAAAGAGACAAACTAATGGATAAATATGATAAAATTTACCCATTGTATTTACTCAAAAAAAATAAAGGATACCCCACAAAAGAACATAAAAACGCAATAAAGAAATATGGGGTCTTAAGCCTTCATAGAAAAAATTTTAAACTAATTTAA